Proteins encoded together in one Amphritea japonica ATCC BAA-1530 window:
- a CDS encoding SIS domain-containing protein, which produces MSFENALQRHMQTFNRLPEIEADIRLLSEQIAATFAAGGKLLFFGNGGSAADSQHLAAEFVIRYKAERRALPALALTVDSSILTAHSNDYSFDSVFTRQIEALCQPRDLVIGLSTSGNSTNVINAIEAAQTIGATCWAWTGENGGKLTSIADHLIQAPSTETARIQEAHIFIGHWLCEEMDRRLSTN; this is translated from the coding sequence ATGTCATTTGAAAATGCGCTGCAACGGCATATGCAGACCTTTAATCGTCTGCCAGAAATTGAAGCTGATATTCGATTACTGTCCGAACAGATCGCGGCAACATTTGCCGCTGGTGGTAAATTGCTGTTTTTTGGTAATGGAGGCAGTGCAGCCGATAGTCAGCATCTGGCGGCAGAATTTGTCATACGCTACAAGGCAGAGCGCAGAGCGCTTCCCGCTCTGGCCCTGACGGTTGACAGCTCTATTCTGACAGCACACTCGAATGACTACAGTTTTGATTCAGTATTCACCCGTCAGATTGAAGCCTTATGCCAACCCCGCGATCTCGTCATCGGGCTGTCAACGTCAGGCAACAGTACTAATGTCATCAATGCGATCGAAGCGGCCCAGACTATTGGCGCCACGTGTTGGGCATGGACGGGTGAAAATGGTGGAAAGCTCACCTCAATTGCGGACCACCTGATTCAGGCCCCCAGTACGGAAACCGCCCGCATTCAGGAAGCTCATATTTTTATTGGCCATTGGCTCTGCGAAGAGATGGACCGGCGTCTATCGACTAACTAA
- a CDS encoding FAD-dependent oxidoreductase, whose translation MQTVTTDLIILGGGIAGLWLLNRARQQGFDAILLESHSLGGGQSVRSQGIIHGGTKYALNGVLSQASNSIANMPSRWRDCLEGHGELDLSQAQVLSDAHYMWSMASLGSKMTTFLASKALKGRVGQVPAEQRPPAFQHPDFRGSLYKLNEIVLDVPSVIEALARPNIHSIYKVAPSEIQLDMQHGEIQAVQLKSMRIEAQRYITTAGEGSEELLQQLEVQQPQMQRRPLHMVMVRHRSDLPTFAHCISSGSKPVVTITTHPTLNGDQVWYLGGDLAETGVERSAEEQIQAAQQLLTKLLPWVILKDACWGSFHINRAEPKQSSLTRPDSAFAQSVGNCIISWPTKLALAPDLADQVLDMLKAQRITPRFTADTTVLGALPKPGVAEPVWESLLC comes from the coding sequence ATGCAAACAGTAACAACAGATCTGATTATTTTGGGTGGCGGAATCGCTGGCCTCTGGCTACTAAACCGAGCCCGCCAACAAGGCTTTGATGCGATCCTTCTGGAATCCCATAGCCTGGGTGGAGGACAGTCGGTTCGTTCTCAGGGAATTATTCATGGCGGAACAAAGTACGCCCTGAACGGCGTTCTCAGTCAGGCCTCCAACAGCATCGCAAACATGCCTTCCCGCTGGCGCGACTGCCTGGAAGGGCATGGCGAGTTAGATCTGAGTCAGGCGCAGGTTTTATCAGATGCGCATTATATGTGGTCCATGGCCTCGCTCGGTTCAAAGATGACAACATTTCTTGCCAGCAAAGCTCTGAAAGGAAGAGTAGGACAAGTACCGGCTGAACAACGGCCTCCTGCGTTTCAACATCCAGATTTTCGTGGCAGTCTCTATAAACTGAATGAAATCGTACTGGATGTCCCCTCTGTTATTGAAGCCCTGGCCAGACCCAATATCCACAGCATCTACAAAGTCGCCCCCTCCGAAATTCAGCTGGATATGCAACATGGAGAGATCCAGGCGGTCCAGCTGAAGTCGATGAGAATCGAAGCTCAGCGATATATTACGACGGCCGGCGAGGGCTCTGAAGAGCTGCTGCAGCAACTTGAGGTACAACAACCACAAATGCAACGCCGCCCTCTGCATATGGTCATGGTGCGTCACCGATCCGACCTGCCAACGTTTGCTCACTGCATTAGCAGCGGCAGCAAACCGGTCGTCACTATCACCACACACCCAACACTCAATGGCGATCAGGTCTGGTATCTGGGCGGGGACCTTGCCGAAACCGGTGTCGAACGTAGTGCTGAAGAGCAGATTCAGGCAGCCCAACAGCTGCTCACCAAGCTACTCCCCTGGGTTATATTAAAAGACGCTTGCTGGGGTAGTTTTCATATTAACCGGGCCGAACCAAAACAGTCATCATTGACCCGGCCTGATTCGGCCTTTGCCCAGTCAGTTGGCAACTGCATTATTAGCTGGCCAACCAAACTCGCACTGGCACCCGACCTGGCTGACCAGGTCCTCGACATGCTCAAGGCACAAAGAATCACTCCTCGTTTCACTGCCGACACAACTGTTTTAGGAGCGTTACCCAAACCCGGAGTCGCCGAACCTGTATGGGAGAGTTTGCTTTGCTAA
- the dapF gene encoding diaminopimelate epimerase: MLVRFTKMHGLGNDFLVLDTVTQKVKVNSAMVARLADRNFGVGFDQMLIVEPPTDPDMDFRYRIFNADGSEVEHCGNGARCFAKYVRDKRLTAKETVAVETQQGPIYLTITQDRQVVVDMGVPVLEPQKIPFSADQQAVTYPIEVAGQIQQISAVSMGNPHGVLVVDAVDTAPVETWGPALECDPKFPAKANIGFMEVVSGAEIRLRVFERGAGETKACGTGACAAVVAGRLRGLLDQKVTVHLPGGTLLIEWAGEGEPLIMTGPATTVYEGQIFL; this comes from the coding sequence ATGTTAGTTCGATTTACAAAAATGCACGGCCTGGGCAACGATTTTTTGGTGCTGGATACCGTGACGCAGAAAGTTAAGGTTAACTCCGCCATGGTTGCGCGGCTGGCCGACCGAAATTTCGGTGTTGGTTTCGATCAGATGCTGATCGTTGAACCACCCACAGATCCTGATATGGACTTTCGCTATCGGATATTCAATGCCGATGGCAGTGAAGTCGAGCACTGTGGCAACGGAGCGCGTTGCTTTGCCAAGTATGTTCGGGATAAGCGTCTGACGGCGAAAGAAACCGTTGCAGTAGAAACCCAGCAAGGGCCGATTTATCTGACCATCACTCAAGACCGGCAGGTGGTGGTGGATATGGGAGTACCGGTACTGGAACCGCAGAAGATCCCATTTAGTGCCGATCAGCAAGCTGTGACATACCCTATTGAAGTGGCCGGTCAGATCCAGCAGATCAGTGCTGTCTCAATGGGTAATCCTCATGGGGTGCTGGTCGTTGATGCCGTTGATACGGCCCCGGTAGAAACCTGGGGGCCGGCACTGGAATGCGATCCTAAATTTCCGGCAAAAGCGAACATCGGCTTTATGGAAGTTGTTAGTGGTGCTGAGATTCGCCTACGGGTATTTGAGCGCGGGGCCGGTGAGACAAAAGCCTGCGGAACCGGTGCTTGTGCTGCGGTTGTTGCGGGTCGGTTACGCGGCCTGTTAGATCAAAAAGTGACAGTGCACCTGCCCGGTGGCACACTGCTTATTGAATGGGCTGGCGAAGGAGAGCCACTGATAATGACCGGGCCTGCAACGACAGTGTATGAAGGACAGATCTTCTTATGA
- the cyaY gene encoding iron donor protein CyaY, whose amino-acid sequence MNESEFNQKVDDTLFEVEEVLDDAETDLDFMNNGGVLTVICENQTQVIFTRQTPVKQLWLAARSGGFHFDFNGKTWVRDSDGALLNDVLTEIFSAQAGEKFSFDL is encoded by the coding sequence ATGAACGAATCAGAATTTAACCAGAAGGTTGATGACACCCTGTTTGAGGTCGAAGAGGTACTGGATGACGCCGAAACCGATCTGGACTTTATGAATAACGGTGGCGTGCTCACCGTCATCTGTGAGAATCAGACTCAGGTTATTTTCACCCGGCAAACACCGGTAAAACAGCTCTGGCTGGCGGCGCGAAGTGGTGGTTTTCATTTTGACTTCAATGGTAAAACCTGGGTTCGCGACAGTGATGGCGCATTGCTGAATGATGTTCTGACTGAGATTTTCTCAGCACAGGCTGGTGAAAAATTCAGCTTCGATCTGTAA
- the waaA gene encoding lipid IV(A) 3-deoxy-D-manno-octulosonic acid transferase: MFYLWNALITMARWLYSLLFYCLIPLVLLKLWLRGKQAPEYRCRWAERFGFVDSVEGMRPIWIHAVSFGETMAVIPLVEKLLEAQPEVPVLITSMTPTGSARVISHFGDRVGHCYCPYDLPGALTRFHKRINPRSCVIVETELWPNLIHSCAQRHVPVLVTNARLSARSAAGYQRIKWLAEPMLRCITGVAVQNAQDGERFVELGLAQEKLSVTGSIKFDIQAPEGAVSEAVKLRNAWGAERPVIIAASTHDNEETQLLQVYRNLQSRYNDLVLILVPRHPERFSSIYDQSVKAGFRTCRRSLTQLPAANCQVYLGDTMGELMALYSAADITFVGGSLVERGGHNPLEPAVLGKPVLIGPYVHNFNQIVETMEQELALQVVIDTEELQRAIAELIDHPEQARAMGIRGRNCIEANRGALEQQLQLVTQMAALE; encoded by the coding sequence ATGTTTTACTTATGGAATGCGCTTATCACTATGGCACGTTGGCTCTATTCGCTGCTGTTTTACTGCCTGATACCGTTGGTTTTGCTGAAACTTTGGCTACGCGGCAAACAGGCTCCGGAATATCGCTGTCGCTGGGCAGAGCGCTTTGGCTTTGTGGATTCTGTCGAAGGAATGCGGCCAATCTGGATTCATGCGGTTTCCTTTGGCGAAACGATGGCGGTTATTCCTCTGGTAGAAAAATTACTGGAAGCACAGCCTGAAGTCCCGGTGCTTATTACCAGTATGACACCTACTGGTAGTGCTCGGGTGATCTCTCATTTTGGTGATCGGGTAGGTCATTGTTACTGCCCTTATGATCTTCCCGGCGCGCTAACTCGTTTTCATAAGCGTATAAATCCCCGTAGTTGCGTGATTGTTGAAACTGAACTCTGGCCTAACCTTATCCACAGCTGCGCTCAGCGTCATGTTCCGGTATTGGTCACTAATGCCCGGTTATCCGCCCGGTCTGCTGCGGGTTATCAGCGAATCAAGTGGCTAGCGGAACCGATGTTGCGGTGTATTACCGGGGTTGCGGTCCAGAATGCACAAGATGGTGAGCGTTTTGTTGAACTCGGTTTGGCGCAAGAGAAGTTAAGTGTCACCGGTAGTATTAAATTTGATATACAAGCACCGGAGGGGGCTGTTTCTGAAGCGGTTAAACTGCGAAATGCCTGGGGGGCAGAACGCCCGGTTATCATTGCCGCGAGCACCCATGACAATGAAGAGACACAGCTGTTACAGGTCTATCGAAATCTACAGTCCCGGTATAATGATCTTGTTCTGATTTTGGTGCCGAGGCATCCAGAGCGTTTTTCAAGTATTTATGATCAGAGTGTGAAAGCTGGTTTTCGCACGTGCAGGCGGAGCCTGACTCAACTGCCGGCGGCGAACTGCCAGGTTTACCTTGGGGATACCATGGGGGAGTTGATGGCACTCTATAGCGCTGCAGATATTACCTTTGTGGGCGGAAGTCTGGTGGAGCGCGGAGGTCACAATCCACTGGAACCGGCGGTGTTAGGTAAGCCTGTTCTGATTGGTCCTTATGTTCATAATTTTAATCAAATCGTTGAAACGATGGAGCAGGAACTGGCGCTTCAGGTTGTCATCGATACTGAAGAACTGCAGAGGGCCATAGCTGAATTGATCGATCATCCGGAGCAAGCCCGGGCGATGGGTATTCGTGGTCGTAACTGTATTGAAGCGAACCGGGGTGCTCTGGAGCAGCAGTTACAACTGGTCACTCAAATGGCTGCTCTTGAGTAA
- the lysA gene encoding diaminopimelate decarboxylase: MDNFQYLNGRLCAEEVLVSQIAEQYGTPTYIYSRDALERAYLDYAQALEGRDALVCYAVKANSNIGVLNVLARLGAGFDIVSIGELERVIKAGGDPAKVVFSGVAKREDEIKRALELGIHCFNIESEAELDRLNQVAAELDKVAAISLRVNPDVDAGTHPYISTGLKDNKFGVAIEDAARVYAHAHSLSHLDVQGVDCHIGSQLTEVEPFLDALDRLLLLIDTLAGQGITIKHLDLGGGLGVCYTDEVPPTPQEYIAAVIDRLGDRSLKLIFEPGRSIAANAGIMITKVEFLKCNEHKNFAIIDGAMNDLIRPALYSAYMEIVPVEVREEGEVRRFDLVGPVCESGDFLGKDRELNIEPGDLLAVCSAGAYGFGMSSNYNTRNRAAEVMVDDNQVHLIRKRETIVDQLRGEAVLPG; the protein is encoded by the coding sequence ATGGATAATTTTCAATACCTGAATGGCCGCTTATGTGCCGAAGAAGTGCTGGTAAGCCAAATTGCTGAACAATACGGTACACCGACTTACATCTACTCCCGGGATGCACTGGAGCGTGCTTATCTGGATTATGCTCAGGCTCTAGAAGGGCGTGATGCTCTGGTCTGTTATGCGGTCAAGGCAAACTCGAATATAGGTGTGTTGAATGTATTGGCACGTTTGGGGGCGGGTTTCGATATCGTTTCTATTGGTGAGCTGGAGCGGGTGATTAAAGCGGGTGGTGATCCTGCGAAAGTAGTTTTCTCCGGCGTTGCAAAGCGTGAAGATGAGATCAAACGTGCGCTGGAGCTGGGTATCCACTGTTTTAATATCGAGTCTGAAGCCGAGTTGGATCGCCTGAATCAGGTAGCGGCTGAGTTGGATAAAGTAGCGGCGATCTCATTGCGGGTTAATCCTGATGTCGATGCTGGTACTCACCCTTATATCTCTACCGGATTGAAAGATAACAAGTTCGGTGTTGCGATCGAAGATGCTGCACGTGTTTATGCCCATGCCCACAGTCTTAGTCATCTGGATGTGCAGGGGGTGGATTGCCATATTGGCTCTCAGTTGACGGAGGTTGAACCTTTCCTGGATGCGCTTGATCGATTGTTGTTACTTATCGATACGCTGGCAGGACAGGGAATCACGATTAAGCACCTTGATCTGGGTGGCGGCCTGGGGGTTTGTTACACCGATGAAGTACCGCCGACTCCTCAGGAGTATATTGCTGCTGTAATTGACAGATTGGGCGACCGGTCACTCAAACTTATCTTTGAACCGGGGCGTTCTATCGCTGCCAATGCAGGCATTATGATCACAAAGGTTGAGTTTCTTAAGTGTAATGAACACAAGAACTTTGCCATTATTGATGGCGCAATGAACGATTTGATCCGTCCGGCGCTCTACAGTGCATATATGGAGATCGTTCCGGTAGAAGTGCGTGAGGAAGGTGAGGTGCGCCGCTTTGATCTGGTTGGTCCCGTATGTGAATCCGGTGACTTTCTGGGTAAAGACCGGGAACTGAATATAGAGCCGGGTGATCTGTTGGCGGTTTGTTCAGCGGGGGCCTATGGCTTTGGTATGAGTTCGAATTACAATACCCGTAACCGGGCGGCAGAAGTGATGGTTGATGACAATCAGGTACACTTGATTCGTAAGCGCGAAACTATTGTTGACCAGCTACGCGGTGAAGCCGTTTTACCCGGCTGA
- the lptM gene encoding LPS translocon maturation chaperone LptM — protein sequence MKACWIAIFFSALMISGCGQKGPLYLPEDAPKQTQQ from the coding sequence GTGAAAGCCTGTTGGATAGCCATTTTTTTCAGTGCTCTGATGATCAGTGGTTGTGGTCAGAAGGGGCCTCTTTACCTGCCCGAAGACGCACCAAAGCAGACGCAACAATAG